Proteins from a genomic interval of Pantoea deleyi:
- the recD gene encoding exodeoxyribonuclease V subunit alpha translates to MSDMLSLLLQAAEKRLLRPLDIQFARLVAPESEPALLLAAACVSAEAGEGHVCLPLSNLCEANLFAGRQPALAQAIWQAAGAPDEWPARLAAWPAVSDGSRVTPLVLSHQRLYLHRLWQSEGRVADFFAAQEVKTAFDIQAAGEVLNTLFGDQPEDWQKIAAAVALTRKTAVISGGPGTGKTTTVAKLLAALIRLHPGALRIQLAAPTGKAAARLTESLGRALQELAVSDEERRRFPAEATTLHRLLGAQPDTQRMRYHAGNPLHLDVLVVDEASMVDLPMMAKLIAALPGHARVIFLGDRDQLASVEAGAVLGDICRCTEGGYSLARAEQLARLTGCALTGSDDAQAPSVRDSICLLQKSYRFDATSGIGQLAKAINRGDAAQVNVLFASACEDVSYQTLNSAEAYQTMLDEVAQGYQPFLQLIREQAPPAEVIAAFGRYQLLCALREGPFGVQGLNQRIEQRLMQLQRIRRPGVGSRWYAGRPVMISRNDSALGLFNGDIGITLRDEEGNLKVFFPLPDGSIKAIQPSRLPSHETAWVMTVHKSQGSEFDHTALVMPTQFLPVLTRELVYTAITRARRQLTIYSEPGVFQRAVQLQTQRRSGLVERLGAGG, encoded by the coding sequence ATGAGTGACATGCTGAGCCTGCTGCTGCAGGCGGCAGAGAAGCGCCTCCTGCGGCCGCTGGATATTCAGTTTGCGCGGCTGGTCGCGCCGGAATCCGAGCCTGCACTGCTGCTGGCGGCGGCCTGCGTCAGCGCAGAAGCCGGCGAGGGGCATGTCTGTCTGCCGCTGAGCAACCTGTGCGAAGCGAACCTGTTTGCCGGGCGTCAGCCTGCGCTGGCCCAGGCGATCTGGCAGGCGGCGGGCGCGCCGGATGAGTGGCCTGCACGTCTGGCCGCGTGGCCGGCCGTGAGCGACGGCAGTCGGGTGACGCCGCTGGTGCTGAGCCACCAGCGTTTGTATCTGCACCGGCTGTGGCAGAGCGAAGGCCGGGTCGCCGACTTCTTTGCCGCTCAGGAGGTGAAAACCGCCTTCGATATCCAGGCCGCGGGCGAGGTGCTGAACACGCTGTTCGGTGATCAGCCTGAGGACTGGCAGAAGATTGCGGCGGCCGTGGCGCTGACCCGCAAGACGGCAGTGATCTCCGGCGGGCCGGGGACCGGTAAGACCACCACCGTGGCGAAGCTCCTCGCTGCGCTGATCCGGCTGCATCCGGGCGCGCTGCGGATCCAGCTGGCCGCGCCGACCGGTAAAGCCGCTGCACGCCTGACCGAATCACTGGGCCGGGCCCTGCAGGAGCTGGCCGTCAGCGACGAAGAGCGTCGGCGTTTTCCGGCCGAAGCCACCACGCTGCATCGTCTGCTGGGCGCCCAGCCCGATACCCAGCGGATGCGCTACCACGCCGGGAACCCGCTGCATCTGGATGTGCTGGTCGTGGATGAGGCGTCAATGGTTGACCTGCCGATGATGGCAAAACTGATCGCCGCCCTGCCTGGTCATGCGCGCGTGATCTTCCTGGGCGACCGCGACCAGCTCGCTTCGGTCGAGGCGGGGGCCGTGCTGGGCGATATCTGCCGCTGTACCGAGGGCGGTTACAGTCTGGCGCGGGCGGAACAGCTCGCGCGGCTGACCGGTTGCGCCCTGACGGGCAGTGATGACGCCCAGGCGCCATCCGTGCGAGACAGCATCTGCCTGCTGCAGAAGAGTTATCGTTTTGACGCCACCTCCGGCATCGGCCAGCTGGCTAAAGCGATCAACCGGGGAGACGCTGCGCAGGTCAATGTTCTGTTCGCCTCGGCCTGCGAGGATGTCAGCTACCAGACCCTGAACAGCGCCGAAGCCTATCAGACAATGCTGGATGAGGTTGCGCAGGGGTATCAGCCGTTCCTGCAGCTCATCAGAGAGCAGGCGCCGCCGGCGGAGGTCATCGCCGCGTTTGGCCGGTATCAGCTGCTGTGCGCCTTACGTGAGGGGCCATTTGGCGTGCAGGGCCTGAATCAGCGCATCGAACAGCGACTGATGCAGCTGCAGCGCATCCGGCGTCCCGGCGTCGGCAGCCGCTGGTATGCCGGACGGCCGGTGATGATCAGCCGGAATGACAGCGCGCTCGGCCTGTTCAATGGCGATATCGGCATTACGCTGCGCGATGAGGAGGGCAATCTCAAAGTGTTCTTCCCGCTGCCGGATGGATCGATCAAGGCGATTCAGCCGAGCCGGTTGCCGTCACACGAAACGGCCTGGGTCATGACGGTGCACAAATCGCAGGGGTCGGAGTTTGACCACACCGCGCTGGTGATGCCGACGCAGTTTCTGCCGGTGCTGACGCGGGAGCTGGTTTACACCGCGATCACCCGCGCGCGGCGGCAGCTGACGATCTACAGCGAGCCGGGAGTATTTCAGCGTGCGGTTCAGCTGCAGACACAGCGTCGCAGCGGTCTGGTCGAACGCCTGGGCGCAGGCGGCTGA